Within Spirochaeta lutea, the genomic segment CCTGGCGATGGAGGGACCAGAATCCCAGATTGCTGGTAAATCGGATGGATTTGAGCCCCATATCGTAGACCCCCCGGTACCGGCAGGGCAGGACAGCCTGGAAGGAGCCGGATTCCCGGGGGCGGAGTCCGCCCATGGCACCCGGGCCGGGATTACCCCGCCCTCCGGGTTCCGGATACAGGACGATACTCAGGGGACAGGTGGTTAGAGGCAGGGGATTTGAAATCACCATGGTCCACTGCACCACATCGCCCTTATGCGGGTGCTCGGTACTCAAGGTCTGGTGGTATTGCAGGGTAAACCAGGACAGGATGAGCAAAAGCCCGTCCATCAGGGGCAGGGATAGGATTATCGCCGCGGAAAGGGCGGCCCAGGTGCCCAGGTGCCTGGCTGTTAATAGTGCCAGCACTACCAGAAACAGGTAGGCTTGTTTATTCGGGGTTTTCCGAGGGGGGGCTTGGGTTGGCATCCTGTTACCGAAGAAATTTGACCGATTCATAGATTTCTGTAAGCCGTTTTTCCAGGGTTATGCCGCTGATCCGGGCGTCTCCGGTCAATCCCAAACGGTGGGCCAGGCAGGGTATCCATAGATCCCGGATATCCTCGGGCAGAACCGCCTGACGGCCGTCTAGGAGGGCTCGGGTCTGGCTGAGGCGGGTTAACTGCAGGAGTCCCCGGGGTGAAAGACCGTACCGGAGCGCCTTGTCCTCCCGGGTTGCCTTTCCTAGGGCTAGAATATACCGCTCCATTGCCTGGCTTACCTCCACCCGGCTTGCCTGGGCCTGGAGTTCTAACACCTGGGTAGGGGTGAGAACCTGCTCGAGGGTATCCATGGGTTGCTCGTTTCTGAGGGCCCTGCGATAGACCCGGAGCATCTCCAGTTCTTGGTCGGTTTCGGGATACCCCAGGGAGAAGGAAATGGCGAAGCGGTCCAGTTCCGCTTCGGGCAGCTGAAAGGTTCCTGCGTATTCCAGGGGATTTTGGGTGGCGAGAACCATGAAGGGCTGGGGCAGGGGGGTGGTCTTCCCGTCCAGGGTTACTTGGTACTCCTGCATGGCCTCCAAGAAGGCGGCTTGGGTACGGGTGGCTCCCCGGTTCAGCTCGTCTGCTAGGATGCATTGGCTGTGAATAGGACCCTGGCGGAGGATGAATTTCTGTTCGGTGGGGGACCATATGGAGGTGCCCAGCACATCCCCGGGGAGAATATCCGGGGTAAACTGAATTCGGGCGAAACCCAATCCTGCTGCAGAGGCAAAGGCCCTGGCCAGGGTGGTTTTTCCCACTCCGGGGATGTCCTCCACCAGGACGTGGGCCTCGCTGAGAAGGGCTAAGGTCAAGAGGCGTACCGGCTCGGAACTTCCCCGGAAGGCTTTGTGAACCTCCCTGCTTATAGAAGAGACAATAGTTTCTGGCTTCATGGCATCAGTATAATGCCTAATACCGGTATGGCAAGAAAACAGTCGGGTACCAATAAAAAAAACCGTCCTCCGCAAGGAAGGACGGCCTAGGGTGACCCTTGAGGGTATGCCGCCCCGGGGCAGGGATCACTCCCCGGGTTTGCAAATCGCATCCTCGTACTAACGAGTCAGCTTTGCGGCGATTTCTGCAATGTAGGCTCCGTGGTAGGCGGCCCCGGCGAGTTCATCCTCACTGGGCATGCGGCCGCCGTCGCCTCCGGCAATGGTTGTTGCTCCGTAGGGTGAGCCCCCGCGGATCTCATCAACCCCGGATTGTCCCTGGTAGGTGTAGGGTAGACCGGCCACAACCATTCCCTGGTGCAGGAAGTAGCGGTGAATGGTTAGGGCTGTACCTTCCTGACCGCCGTGCTGGGTTGCCGTGCCGACAATGGCGCCGCCAACCTTGCCCTTCAGCTTCTGGTTGGCCCAGATGCCCCCGGTCTGGTCGAGAATATTCGCAACCTGCCCAGGAATATTGCTGTACCGGCTGGCGGTTACGAGAATGATACCGTCTGCCCCTTCAAAATCCTGAGGACCCAGCTCGGGAACATGGGCAAACTGCTTTTGAGCCTCCACCGCCCCCATTTGAGTGAGGACATCCTGGGGTATGGTTTCGGGAAATCGCTTCACTACCACCTCTGCCCCTGCTTTTTCGGCCCCCTCCGCTGCGGACTTTGCCATGGCGTACATGTGTCCGTAGGTCGAATAGAAAAATACCTTAATTACTGGTTTCATACCTTACTCCTCCGTATCGGTTGTATGATCTTGCTCCCGGCGGCCTGTTCCGAGGATCCGGCACAGCGCCGAGAGCCCTTGCTGTTCCTCGGTGCTCAGCACCGAGAATATCTCCTGAATCGTTTGGCGCACTGTCTCGAAGGCCGGCGCGATGGTGTTCCGCCCCGCCTCGGTCAGTTCGCACCTGAACTGGCGCTTATCAAAATCCTCCTGAATCCGGGTCAACAGTCCCCGTTTTTCCAGGACCTCGATCTGCTGGCTGATTCTTCCCTTGGACTTCAGAACCTTTTGGGAAATCTGCTTCTGGCACAGCGGGCCCTTGTGGTAGAGGGCCTCGAGAACCTCGAATTCGGGCTGGGACAGATCTGCCAGCCCCGCGAAGGTCCCGGCCAATGACTGGTGCACGCTGTCAGTGGCCCGGGTTAGTTTGATAAACGCGTCAAGAGAAGGATCCTTGCTCATAGGCTTAAGGTACGAATGCTTATGAAAAGAATCAAGAAAAAAGTTTAGAATTAAACTAAATACCGTGCTTCCTGGCCTAGTAGGGTGATTGTATGGTCAGAATACCGATGTTCAACCTAAAAACGGAGATTTTTGGCCAAGTTCTTGCAGTTTTGTCTTGACCTGGGCAGAATCTGAGCCTTCAATTGATATGGGGGAAGAGTAAAAAATTTATAGGAGGGTGTATGAGTGAGGCAACACACGCATACGTAGACATTACCTTCGGGCCGCGGTGGAAGTATATCTCCGTGACCCGGAACTATGTACAAAACTTTATTGCCGTAGGGTTGGCCGGCCAGAGCAAGGCCGACAGGATAGCCATGGCGGTGAGCGAGCTTTTGGAAAACGCGGTTAAATACTCCGCCGGGGAGGAAACCCGGATACGTCTGGAGGTAAAACCCGAGCAGGGAAAGATAGTGGTATCGGTATCAAACACCACCGATCCGGGGCGGGAAGAAGAGCTGCGGGCAATTTATAAGCGGGTGAACTCCGGGGATCCCCTGCAGACCTTCATTGAGATGATGCGGGAAGCCACAACCCGGACCGACGGAAAGAGCCAACTCGGCCTGGCCCGGATCCGCCATGAATTGGGGGCGGATATTCAGTTGAACATTAGTTCCGATCATCTGGTTACCATTACCCTGGAAGTGGACGTAGAAATGGAGGGAGAGGCATGAGCACACTCGGTGTTGATTCAATACAGGTAGAACGGCTGAAGATTACGGTTCAGGATTCCCCTGCGGGACTGGTTTTTACCGGCGATATAGATATGGAAGATCCCAGCACCATTCTGGATCCCTTCTTT encodes:
- a CDS encoding AAA family ATPase — its product is MKPETIVSSISREVHKAFRGSSEPVRLLTLALLSEAHVLVEDIPGVGKTTLARAFASAAGLGFARIQFTPDILPGDVLGTSIWSPTEQKFILRQGPIHSQCILADELNRGATRTQAAFLEAMQEYQVTLDGKTTPLPQPFMVLATQNPLEYAGTFQLPEAELDRFAISFSLGYPETDQELEMLRVYRRALRNEQPMDTLEQVLTPTQVLELQAQASRVEVSQAMERYILALGKATREDKALRYGLSPRGLLQLTRLSQTRALLDGRQAVLPEDIRDLWIPCLAHRLGLTGDARISGITLEKRLTEIYESVKFLR
- the wrbA gene encoding NAD(P)H:quinone oxidoreductase, producing the protein MKPVIKVFFYSTYGHMYAMAKSAAEGAEKAGAEVVVKRFPETIPQDVLTQMGAVEAQKQFAHVPELGPQDFEGADGIILVTASRYSNIPGQVANILDQTGGIWANQKLKGKVGGAIVGTATQHGGQEGTALTIHRYFLHQGMVVAGLPYTYQGQSGVDEIRGGSPYGATTIAGGDGGRMPSEDELAGAAYHGAYIAEIAAKLTR
- a CDS encoding MarR family winged helix-turn-helix transcriptional regulator, translated to MSKDPSLDAFIKLTRATDSVHQSLAGTFAGLADLSQPEFEVLEALYHKGPLCQKQISQKVLKSKGRISQQIEVLEKRGLLTRIQEDFDKRQFRCELTEAGRNTIAPAFETVRQTIQEIFSVLSTEEQQGLSALCRILGTGRREQDHTTDTEE
- a CDS encoding ATP-binding protein translates to MSEATHAYVDITFGPRWKYISVTRNYVQNFIAVGLAGQSKADRIAMAVSELLENAVKYSAGEETRIRLEVKPEQGKIVVSVSNTTDPGREEELRAIYKRVNSGDPLQTFIEMMREATTRTDGKSQLGLARIRHELGADIQLNISSDHLVTITLEVDVEMEGEA